The following are encoded together in the Zingiber officinale cultivar Zhangliang chromosome 8A, Zo_v1.1, whole genome shotgun sequence genome:
- the LOC122010544 gene encoding transcription repressor OFP14-like: MGKNKPTSCIPRPSRPPINKPAVRLWLTSRRRLVEGSSFADRRGAVDGGASAALKFSHVDRDLLENFSSLFGGRGEGEREEHQEKGSHGDGSDDDICWSYYISRPTDVSPRLTLPSPRAVQASERFFVPVGAASSLVEEARLSEAAAESGGEAVVRFSNEPYEDFLRSMEEMVAAQGPRGTPDWEFMQELLFSYLELNDRSVHGDILRAFTDLSASNIRGATSSTGPDLISGHRKRPNASVRRENRGF; this comes from the coding sequence ATGGGAAAGAACAAACCTACGAGTTGCATCCCAAGGCCAAGCAGGCCGCCCATCAATAAGCCTGCTGTCCGTCTTTGGTTAACGTCGCGCCGCAGGCTCGTCGAAGGCTCCTCTTTCGCCGACCGCCGAGGCGCCGTCGACGGAGGAGCATCTGCCGCCTTAAAGTTCTCCCACGTCGACCGTGACCTCCTCGAgaacttctcctctcttttcggTGGCCGCGGTGAGGGCGAACGCGAGGAGCATCAAGAAAAAGGAAGCCACGGCGATGGCAGCGACGACGATATCTGTTGGAGCTACTACATCTCGCGGCCCACGGACGTGTCGCCGCGGCTGACGCTGCCGTCGCCGCGCGCGGTGCAGGCGTCGGAGCGGTTTTTCGTGCCGGTCGGCGCAGCGAGCTCGCTGGTGGAGGAGGCGCGGCTTTCGGAGGCGGCGGCTGAGAGCGGCGGGGAGGCGGTGGTGAGGTTCTCGAACGAACCGTACGAGGACTTCCTGCGGTCGATGGAGGAGATGGTGGCGGCGCAGGGGCCGCGGGGGACGCCGGACTGGGAGTTCATGCAGGAGCTGCTCTTTTCCTACTTGGAGCTCAACGACCGTAGCGTCCACGGGGACATACTCAGGGCGTTCACCGATCTGAGTGCGAGCAATATTCGCGGCGCGACTAGCTCTACCGGCCCGGATTTGATTTCCGGCCACCGGAAAAGGCCGAATGCCTCCGTACGTCGAGAAAACAGAGGTTTCTAG